The Candidatus Methylacidiphilales bacterium genome includes the window TCATTTTCCAAAAAGGCGAACCCGGTGAACTCATGTACATCATCAAAAAGGGGACCGTCGACATCATGCTCGGCGAAAAACTCGTCGAGACCCTCGGTCCGGATGAATTCTTCGGCGAAATGGCCCTGATCGACAACCAACCTCGCTCGGCCAACGCCATCGCCCGCACCGATTGCGAAATCGAGGCCATCACCGCAAAACGCTTCCAGTTCCGGGTCCAGGAAATGCCTTTTTTCGCCATCAAGGTCATGAAAGTCATGGCTCAGCGCCTCCGGAACACCACCGAGCGCTCCCTCGGTTCCTAACCTTCCCGGGTTCTTTCCGCCCTCTGCCCCCTTTCCGCCCTTTTTTTCGGGCACATCCCCTCCAGGCTTTCGTCTGGATTTGGGTTTTGTCATTTGCCGTTTTCCCCTCTAGCTTCAGGCGCTCATGCTCACCCTTTCCGGACTCTCCAAATCCTTCGGCGGACGCGTCCTCTTCGAGAACGTCACACTCCAGATCAACCGCGAGGACCGCATCGCCCTCGTCGGCGCCAATGGCGCCGGCAAGTCCACCCTCTTTTCCCTGATCCTCGGCCTCAATTCCCCCGACGCCGGCACCATCTCCCGCGAACGCGCCTCCACCCTCGGCTTCCTCGCCCAGGAAACCGCCCCGGTCGGCGAGGAAACCGTTCTCGAACTCGCCACCGCCATCTCCCCCGAACATGCCCGCCTCCGCCGCCTCATCGCCGAATCCGAGGCCCGCGGCGACACCGAATCCGACGATTACCACCACGCCGTCTCGGAATACGCCGCCCTCGGCGGTTACCAACTCGACCCCAAGGCCAAGCGCATCCTCAACGGCCTGGCTTTCCGCGAGAGCGATTTTCTCCGTCCGGCCAAGGCCCTCAGCGGCGGCTGGGTCATGCGTGCCCACCTCGCACGCCTCCTCGTCCAGGAACCCGACCTCCTCATGCTCGACGAGCCCACCAACCACCTCGATCTCGAATCCCTCGGCTGGTTCCAGAATTACCTCCAGACCTACCCCGGCGGCATCCTCATGATTTCCCACGACCGCGCTTTCCTCAACGCACTCGTCGACAACATCCTCGAGATCCGCAACAAACAGGTCCACCGCTACCGCGGCAACTACGACGACTTCATCGAACAACGCGCCGCCCGCAAAGCCCAACACCTGGCCGCCTACGAGAACCAACAACGCGAAATCCAGGCCCTCCAGCAGTTCGCCGACCGCTTCCGCGCCAAGGCCTCCAAGGCCGCCCAAGCCCAGAGCAAGCTCAAGCAGATCGACCGCATGGAAAAAATCGACGCCCCGGAAGACACCGAGCGCCGCATCTCGATCAAATTCCCCCAGCCCCCGCGTGGCGGCCAGCGCACGATCAAAGCCGAAGGCATCCATTTCGCCTACGGCGACCTCAAAGTCTACCAGGGCATGGAATTCGAAGCCGAGCGCGGCCAGCGGATCGTGCTCGTCGGCCCCAACGGTGCAGGGAAATCCACCCTGCTGAAACTCCTCGGAGGCCAACTCACCCCGCAGTCCGGCACCATCACCCCGGGCCACAATGTCAAAGTCGGCTACTTCGCCCAGAACCGCGCCGAAATGTTCAACCCCAGGCACACCGTCCTCGAGGCCGTCCAGGACCGGCCCAACCCCGTGCCCGAACAAACCGCCCGCACCGTCCTCGGCTCGTTCCTGTTCCCCGGCGATGACGTCTTCAAAAAAACCGGCGTCCTTTCCGGCGGGGAAAAATCCCGCCTCGGCCTGGTCAAAATCCTCCTCGATCCCCCCAATCTCCTGCTCTTGGACGAGCCCACCACCCACCTCGACATGGCCAGCATTGATGCCCTCGTGGCCGCCCTGAAACAATACGAAGGCACCCTTATTTTCATCAGCCACGACGTCTATTTCATCAAGGCCCTGGCCACCTCCGTCCTCCACATCAGCGCCGGAATGCTCACCCCCTACGCCGGGGACTACGACTACTACCTCCACAAAACTAAGGCCACCTCCGAGCGCGGCGCACTGGTGGCCGGGGAAAAACTCACCGATTCCCGCCCGGAAGAAGCCAAAGCCACCGTCGTGGTGAAGGAAAAATCCGTCTTCAAGACCAAGGAACAGAAGCGCAAAGAGGCAGAGGAGCGCCAGGCCCGCTCGCAGGCCCGCAAGGCCGCCCAGGCCGACGCCGAGAAGCTGGAAAAGGAAATCGCCTCTCTCGAGGAAAAGCAGAAAGCCCTCACCGCCCGCTTGGAGAGCAATCCCACCGACATCATGAACCTCAACCGGGAATTGGTCGAGGTCACGGAAAAGCTCGAAGAAGCCACCGCCAAGTGGGAGGCCGCAGCCCAACTACTTGGAATCCAAGCGGAGTCCGGCCCCAATCCCGGTTGACCCGGGCCCATGTGAAGTGCCCCGTGTTTTCAGGGCGCTTCCCATTCAACGGACATTTTTCCGGCCGCGTTTCTCTGCCCGATCCCGGGCTCACCGTGAAAACCGGATCGACCGGGGCTTCCGGATCGCCGGGGTTCTGCCCCTCTACCAATCGACCACTCTGCGCAGTCGCTGTCTTCTCCTCAGCGCCAGCCCTCAAGGCGGTAGAGCACACTCTTGGAGTGCTTGGGATGAATCACCTGCGATCGCCGGAATTCCACCTGGGGCACCAGGACCCAGTCCGGTCGTCCAGCCGCCTGGGGCAGGTCGGGGATATCCGTGTATATCTCCCGGATGCCCTCCTTATGGATCAGACCCGGCAGTTGTTCCAACAGACTATTGGAGGTAACTTTCCGGAATCCCGGTTTCAAGAACTCCAAATGACGGCCCGCGCTGCCGGGGACAAATACCACTAAGGAACGGTCCGCCGGTGCCACGCGGGCACTCAGCCAATCAATCGAACGGATCGGCGGGGGTGGTTCCGTGTGGTTTTGCCAGGCAAAAGGCAGCGTGGCCGCCGCAAACAGGACCGGGGCCAGATAAATCCAGGAGCGGAAACGCGGGGCAAAGCCGGACAACCAGAAACACCCACCGGCCACGGCCAGCAGCATGAGCGGGGCCAGGACCGGGATGTAATAACGCTGCTCCGAGGGCAGAAAGAAGAAGACCATCAAGGCGTAGGGAACCATCCATTGGAGGCTGAACAACACCACCCCCCGTGTTGCCTGCATTTGCTGGCACCCGGACCAAACCACCCCCTGCCACCAACCCGCCAGAATGGCGGGGGCCAGCAGGAAGAATAATGGATGTCCGAACGGGGCCAGCCCCTGGATGAAACAGGCCCCGGCGTGCCGGATCAACCGGAATACCAACAAAGGATCCTGCCCCAGTGCGGCCCCGGCGTATATGTTAGGCTTGTCGAAGCGCCAGCGGAATTGCTGGCCATTGGCCTCCCAATAAGTGGTCCAAAAATGGCCGCCACTCACATGGGCCACCATGGCCATGGTGGGAATGAGCCAACACAGACTGGTCAGGACCCAGATGGTGGGTGCCACCAGCCGCCAAGTCTTGGGGAAACGGGTGGAGGCAAGAACAACCAACCAAATCAGGACCAGGCTGTTCTGGGGACGGAATCCTCCTGCCAAGCCGGCCAGAATCGCCGCGGCAATGAGACAAGCCGGACGTCGGTGCAGCCAGGCTGCCGTGGCAAAGAGCACCACCGCCAGAAAGAAGGAAGAAGCAGGAACATCGCTCATCGCCTTGATGCTGTACATCCAAAACACCGGGGTGAACCCCACCACCATCGTCCCGGGAAGGGCCCAACCCCGCGGCATCACCAGACGGGCCAGGGCATAAATCGACGCCACCAAAACCCCACCACCCATCGCCGACACCAGCGTCAGTGCCACATGATTGTCCCATCCCGTGCAGGCCCGGACAAACCAACCCGACGCAACATAGAGCGGATAGCCCGGCGGGTGGGGCTGGTGCTTCATGAGGTTGAATTCATCCATGCCGAAAATGAACTGGATCGAATCCCAGTCATCCGGCGCACAGCTCCGGGTCTGTGCATAAAGCAGAAAAAACACCAGCCCAAGGCCGATGACCCAGAACGTATCCCGGCGCGACCACGCTTCCAACCATCCTGTCAGGCCGGGGGCAGTGCCTTGATGATTCATAAAATCAAGACTGCGACTCCGCACGGGAACATAAAGGCATGTTATCTACCCCTTTATCGAGCAGATTCCATCCCGATCTTTCAACGCCCGCCCATGAAGCGTGATACTTGGCGCAGACTGCGACCCATGAATCCACCGCTCTTTTCCGCCGCAGGCGCCGGAGACGAGGCTTCGCGCGAGGGACGGTAATCGCCGCCGCTACCGCCACCGCGGTGTGAGAAAGCCCGGCCCACCTGGCCCTTGCGGCCATGGCGGCTTCCGCCTTGATGCTGGCGTCCGCCCTCTGTCGTCCGTCCTCTGCCTCCTGACGGCCTCTGCCCCCTGCCGCCTTGGGAACCACGACCCACCGGGGGTGCCGGGGGAATGATGTGCAAGGGAACGGTGGTGGCAAAGGGATGACCTTCGAGGATGGGAATCTCCTTGCGGATCAGGCGCTGGATATCGCGCAACCAGGAGCGCTCTTCCGGATCACAAAACGCCACCGCCAACCCCTCGGCCCCGGCCCGGGCCGTGCGGCCGATGCGGTGGACGTAGGTTTCGGATTCATTCGGGATGTCAAAGTTCACCACCAACGTGATCCCTTTCACGTCGATGCCGCGGGCCGCGATGTCGGTGGCCACCAGCACCCGTGCTTCCCCGCTCTTGAAACGGGCCAGGGCACCCTGCCGGGCGTTCTGGGATTTGTTGCCATGGATGACCTCGGCCTTGATCGACTGTTTTTCCAACTGGTCGGCCAGTTTGTTCGAGCCGTGCTTGGTCCGGGAAAACACCAGGACCAGACCTTCGGGATGCTCCCGCAGCAGGTGAACCAGCAAAGGGATCTTGTTCGACTTGTCCACATGGCAGACCTTTTGCTCGATGCGCTCGGCCGTCGAGGAAACCGGGGCCACTTCCACCCGCACGGGGTGGTGCAACAGGGACGAGGCGATGTCACGGATGGCGTCGGGCATGGTGGCGGAAAACAGCAACGACTGGCGCTTGGGCGGCAGCTTGGCCATCACCTTCTTCACATCGTGGACAAAACCCATGTCCAGCATGCGGTCGGCTTCATCCAGGACAAAGATGCGCACGGCATCGAAACGCACCAAGCCCTGTTGTTCCAGATCGAGCAACCGGCCCGGGGTCGCGATGAGGATATCGACTCCGTTGCGCAAAGCCTGATCCTGGGCTCCCTGGCCGACACCGCCGAAGACCACCGCATGACGCAGCTTGAGGTGTCTGCCATAGGCGGTGAAGCTTTCGCCGATCTGGATCGCCAGTTCTCGGGTGGGGGTGAGGATGAGGGCGTGCGGGCGGCGGGGCACACGGGCCTCTCCATCGGTGTGCAACCGGTGGAGGATGGGCAGCGCGAAGGCCGCCGTTTTGCCGGTGCCGGTCTGGGCCAGGCCGATCAGGTCCTTGCCCTCCAGCAGATGCGGGATGGCCTTGGCCTGGATCGGCGAAGGCTGGGTGTAGTTTTTTTCCACCAGCGCACGCTGGATCGGTTCGGCCAGTTGCAGTACGGAGAACGTGATGCTCGGCAGGGTCGTGCTTGTATTCATGTTGCGTCTTTCCTGTGGACAACCCACAGGGGGGTGCGGGCCATGGCATGGCCTGCGCGGTTCACGGGATGAACGGAAAAATCCGTCAACGTGGCCGGGAGATCCTCGGAAGGAAATTCGATGAGTGATTGTTCCCTAAACCATCCTCATCGAAGAGACGAACACAGGGGGCGGATGCGGGCCGGACTGGAATACTTGGCCTCACAAACAGCGGGAGACTCCCCGCCTGAACCGCCTCCAACCTCGCAGGTCGCACCGATTAGGCAAGCACAATCGCCGGAGGGCCCCCGGGATCACTTTTTCTTCACCGCGCCAAAAACCAACAAACCCACCCCGCCGGCCAACAAGCCTCCCGCCAGCAACGGAGGAATGACCACTTTTTCCCTGGTCTGGAACTTGGCTTCCATCGAACCGAAAGAAAAGGCTGTCTCCTCCTTGGTGTAATGGAACTGTCCGTAGATGAGCGCCGCCGCGCCAAGCACAATGCAAACCAGGCCGATGATTTTGAACATGGGGTTAGTCTACCCACGCCATCCCGGAAAGGCCAGCCCAACCTGACCACCCCCCGCCCGACTTCCCCAATGCCGATTTTCCTGCTATTCTGATCCGGTCATGCCGAAGTTTCGCATCCACCACCTGACGGAATACACTTTTTCCCGGGAAGTGGTTCCCGGACCGCACCGTCTGAGGATCCGTCCGCGCGCCGGGCATGACATCCGCATCGAATCCTCCTCCCTCATGATTTTTCCAGCCCACACCGTCAAATGGCGGCACGATCTCTACGGCAATTCCGAAGCCGTCGCCACCTTCCACACCCCGACCAGCCGGTTGCGCTTCGAAAGCACCATCACCCTCCAGCATTACGAATCCGCCCCGCTCGACTTCACCGTCGAACCCCGGGCCGCCCTCTATCCTTTTGCCATCGATGCCGACGAACACCTGGCCCTGACCCCCTACCTCACCACTTGCTATCCAAATGACAACGCCCACAACAGGGATTGGCTGGCCCAGTTCTGGCATCCCGGTCAGACCGTGGAAACCTACACCCTGCTCGACCGCATCAACAAGTGCATCGCACGCACCCTCGTTTATCAGAGGCGCGAAGAACCCGGCGTCCAGCGCCCCTCGGAAACCCTCTCCCGTGGATCCGGTTCCTGCCGCGATTTTGCTACCCTCTTCATGGAATCGGCCCGTCACTTCGGCATCCCCGCCCGCTTTGTCAGCGGCTACGTCCACTGCCCCGAAAACACCCGCGGCCACGGCTCCACCCACGCCTGGTGCGAGGTCTACCTGCCCGGCGCCGGATGGAAAAGCTTCGACAGTACCAGCGGCCTGACCGTGGGCGACACCCATATCGCCACCGCCGTCAGCCGGCACCCCGAGGACATCCCCCCCATCTCCGGCACCGTTCGTGGTCCCGCGGGAACCAATTCCCACATGCTGGTGCAAGTGGAAGTCTCCGCCGTCTAGCCCTGAACCATTCGGTTGAAAGCCCGCAGAGAAGCAGAGACACCGCAGAGAGACGATACGGAATAAGGCCGCCTTTAAACTATCACTTCACAGCCGCCCACACCCGGTGGACATCGTCGTGGTCGTCCAGTGCCTGGAGGAATTCCCCCACCTCGGCGCGCTGGTCGTCACTGAGCTCGGGAAAATTCTTCGGCAGATGGCCCATTTCACTCGTCACCACGGTCCAGCCGTTTTGTGAAAGCCACTGGGAAACGGCATGCAGCGAAGTCCGGTCGCAAATGAAACGCGCACCCGCCGCGCCCTCGGGGATGTCGTCATTTTGGGCGTGGGTCAGGGCTTCAAAATCATTGGCCCCCGCCTCAATCGCCGCGGCCTCGACGTCGGTGTCCGCTTGCGGATGGTGCGCTTCCACCAGGCCCACATGGTCGAAGAGGAATTTGTTGCTGCCCGCCGTGCCGAGCTGGCCCTTCTTGAAGAGCACCCGCAGTTCCGGTGCGGTGCGGTTGTTGTTGTCGGTCAGGACTTCCACGATCACCGGTACCTTGTGCGGGGCATATCCCTCATAGGTCACCTGCTCGATGACCAGCTTTTCATCCCCGATGCCGGCACCTTTCTGGATGGCGCGCTGGATGGCATCCTTGTTCACGCTCTCCTTGCGGGCCTTTTCCACGGCGGCAAAGAGCGAGGCGTTCATCGCCGGATCAGGCCCACCCTGCCGCGCGGCGATGGAGATTTCCCGGACCAGTTTGCCCGTCGTCTGCGACTTCTTCAGCCCGGCGACGGCCCGTTTGGCATGCAACCATTGACGACCCATAGGGTGGAAACCCTATTCCAGGCCACGCTGGATTTCCAGCCCTCATATCGGTGTCCACCGGGAAAAAGTCGCAGCCTGTCCTAGGTAGACCCCATCGTCGCCAACCACGTTCCAAACCACCGCCTGCTCGATGCGGAATCTCCGTCCCTTGGCGGAAATGCGCACCCCGCTGTAATCGTCGACATATCCGAATTCACGCACCCTCTGGAGAAAAACCTCCCGCTCCTTTTGGTGTACGGGCTCCGCAGTCTGCCGCGAAGGCATCCGGGTCAGGGTGGCCCAATCGGTCTCCCATAGGGCCAGGGCGGCCGCGTTGCCGTAGTTCAAGACCTGCTCCGCTTCGTCCCCCCCCGAGACCACCACAAAGGGGGCCTCCCAGAGAAGCCGGGCTTGTTCCACCGGATCCACTACACCCCGAATCAGATCCCGCCCGGTCCAGCGATGGTAACTGGCCAGAAGAAGACGTGTTTGGGATGAAAGGAATTCCGGGCAGAGGGTCCAAGGGTCCATAACGGAAGATTTCCCGGGCCAACCGCCGCCGTCACGCCGATTCCGTAGAAGGAAGGTTGCCGGAAACCATGGCTCCTATAGGATACCCCCCGTGGCCGTCCACCACTCCGTCTATAAACCTTTCCGCCCGTATTCCGATCTGCACGGAAAATACACCCCCGTCTACCTCATCGCCGTCGGCGGCATGTCGGAAATCTGGGCCTGCCTCAACCACAAGACCGGCGACCTCGTCGCGGTCAAGCGCCTCCTCCCCCACAGCATGCTGGAATTGACGGCCAAGAAGTCCGGCGTCTGGGAGGAACACGCCCTGCGCCAGCTCAAACACCCCAATGTCCTCCACTTCATCGAACAGGGCATCGACGATGGCCGTCTCTGCTTCGTCACCGAACTCATTGCCGGGATGAACTTCGAACACTACCTCAACCGCCGCACCCTGACCATCGAGCGTTTTTTTGAGCTGGCCATCCAGATGCTCGTCGGCACCAAGGCCATCCACGAAGCCGGGCTGGTCCATGGGGACTTGAAGCCGGAAAACATGATGATCACACAGGGCGAAAGCGGTGCCCTCATCCTCAAGATCCTCGACTTCGGCACCGCCACGCTGCTCAATCCGGGCGAGGGGGAATCCATCCAGCCGCCCTCCCCCGAAGACCTCCTCATCACCCCGGAATACGTCGCCCCCGAACTCCTGACGGGCTCGGCCCCCTCCCCCTCCTCCGACCTTTACGCTCTGGGCATGAGCTTTTACCAGTGCCTGGCCGGCAAACCCTGTTTCGAGTCCAGCGATCCGCAACAAATCCTGCGCATGCAGATCGAGGAAAAACCCCGGGACCTGCGGGAAAACCGCGAGGAACTTCCGGCCTACCTCTGCAACTGGATCATGAAATTCATCGAAAAAGACCCGGCCCGCCGCCCCCGCTCCGCCGCCGTGGCCCACTTGGAATTGACCACCATGCAGCGCCAGCACCCGATGGTGAAAAAAATGACCCGCCGCACCGGCACCCGGCGCATCGCCATCCCCGCCTGAGCCCAGGCCCCCCGCCCCGGTTTTTTTGCTCGCCCCTATCCTAACGCCATGCTTTCGTAAATACGTGCCCGATCTCCACGCCACCCTCAAGCAGACCTTCGGCTACGACCGCTTTCGCCCCCTCCAGCAGGAAATCATCGAGGCCTCCCTGGCCGGGCACGACGTCTTCGCCCTCCTCCCCACCGGAGGGGGCAAGTCTCTCTGCTTCCAACTCCCCGCCCTGCTCAAACCCGGCCTCACCCTCGTCGTCTCCCCCCTCATCGCCCTGATGAAAGACCAGGTCGACGCCCTCCAGGCCGCGGGCGTCCCCGCCACGTTCCTCAATTCCTCCCTCGACAGCGCCGACTCCAAGGCCCGCCTCCGAGGGCTGCACAACGGCGAATACAAACTCCTCTACGCTGCCCCCGAACGCCTCACCCTCGACAGTTGGGAGGACAAGCTCCAATCCTGGAACATCTCCCTCATCGCCATCGACGAGGCCCACTGCATCAGCGAGTGGGGCCACGATTTCCGCCCGGAATACAGACGCATCGCCGGCCTGCGCAGGCTCCTGCCCGAGGTCCCCGTCATGGCCCTGACCGCCACCGCCACCCCGCGTGTGCGCCAGGACATCGTCCAACACCTCAAACTCCGCCAACCGAGGGAATTCACCGCCTCCTTCAACCGCCCCAACCTCACCTACCGTGTCATCCCCAAGGACAAACCCATCCAACAGGTCCACGACTTCGTCAAAAAACGCGCGGGCGAAAGCGGCATCATCTACTGCGCCAGCCGCAAGGCCGCCGAATCCGTCGCCGAATCGCTCGCCTCCCGCGGCTTCGCCGCCCTGCCCTACCACGCCGGGCTTGACGGGGCCGAACGCGAACGCAACCAGGACGCCTTCCTCCGCGATGAAACCAAAATCATCTGCGCCACCATCGCCTTCGGCATGGGCATCAACAAACCCAACGTCCGGTACATCATCCACCACGACCTCCCGAAAAACATCGAGGGCTATTACCAGGAAACCGGGCGGGCCGGGCGCGATGGCCTGCCTTCCGACTGCCTCCTCCTCTTCAGCGCGGGCGACATGGCCAAGCAGACCCATTTCATCGACCAGATGGACGACCCCGAAGCCCAACAAATCGCCCGCACCCAACTCGGCCAGATCATGCACTACGCCGAAAGCGCCACCTGCCGGCGCGTCGACCTCCTGGGCTACTTCGGGGAAATCTGGCAGGAAGTCCCCTGCCTGGCCTGC containing:
- a CDS encoding cyclic nucleotide-binding domain-containing protein, with the protein product MSETAANTSYKAGDFIFQKGEPGELMYIIKKGTVDIMLGEKLVETLGPDEFFGEMALIDNQPRSANAIARTDCEIEAITAKRFQFRVQEMPFFAIKVMKVMAQRLRNTTERSLGS
- a CDS encoding ATP-binding cassette domain-containing protein encodes the protein MLTLSGLSKSFGGRVLFENVTLQINREDRIALVGANGAGKSTLFSLILGLNSPDAGTISRERASTLGFLAQETAPVGEETVLELATAISPEHARLRRLIAESEARGDTESDDYHHAVSEYAALGGYQLDPKAKRILNGLAFRESDFLRPAKALSGGWVMRAHLARLLVQEPDLLMLDEPTNHLDLESLGWFQNYLQTYPGGILMISHDRAFLNALVDNILEIRNKQVHRYRGNYDDFIEQRAARKAQHLAAYENQQREIQALQQFADRFRAKASKAAQAQSKLKQIDRMEKIDAPEDTERRISIKFPQPPRGGQRTIKAEGIHFAYGDLKVYQGMEFEAERGQRIVLVGPNGAGKSTLLKLLGGQLTPQSGTITPGHNVKVGYFAQNRAEMFNPRHTVLEAVQDRPNPVPEQTARTVLGSFLFPGDDVFKKTGVLSGGEKSRLGLVKILLDPPNLLLLDEPTTHLDMASIDALVAALKQYEGTLIFISHDVYFIKALATSVLHISAGMLTPYAGDYDYYLHKTKATSERGALVAGEKLTDSRPEEAKATVVVKEKSVFKTKEQKRKEAEERQARSQARKAAQADAEKLEKEIASLEEKQKALTARLESNPTDIMNLNRELVEVTEKLEEATAKWEAAAQLLGIQAESGPNPG
- a CDS encoding DUF2723 domain-containing protein, with the translated sequence MNHQGTAPGLTGWLEAWSRRDTFWVIGLGLVFFLLYAQTRSCAPDDWDSIQFIFGMDEFNLMKHQPHPPGYPLYVASGWFVRACTGWDNHVALTLVSAMGGGVLVASIYALARLVMPRGWALPGTMVVGFTPVFWMYSIKAMSDVPASSFFLAVVLFATAAWLHRRPACLIAAAILAGLAGGFRPQNSLVLIWLVVLASTRFPKTWRLVAPTIWVLTSLCWLIPTMAMVAHVSGGHFWTTYWEANGQQFRWRFDKPNIYAGAALGQDPLLVFRLIRHAGACFIQGLAPFGHPLFFLLAPAILAGWWQGVVWSGCQQMQATRGVVLFSLQWMVPYALMVFFFLPSEQRYYIPVLAPLMLLAVAGGCFWLSGFAPRFRSWIYLAPVLFAAATLPFAWQNHTEPPPPIRSIDWLSARVAPADRSLVVFVPGSAGRHLEFLKPGFRKVTSNSLLEQLPGLIHKEGIREIYTDIPDLPQAAGRPDWVLVPQVEFRRSQVIHPKHSKSVLYRLEGWR
- a CDS encoding DEAD/DEAH box helicase — encoded protein: MNTSTTLPSITFSVLQLAEPIQRALVEKNYTQPSPIQAKAIPHLLEGKDLIGLAQTGTGKTAAFALPILHRLHTDGEARVPRRPHALILTPTRELAIQIGESFTAYGRHLKLRHAVVFGGVGQGAQDQALRNGVDILIATPGRLLDLEQQGLVRFDAVRIFVLDEADRMLDMGFVHDVKKVMAKLPPKRQSLLFSATMPDAIRDIASSLLHHPVRVEVAPVSSTAERIEQKVCHVDKSNKIPLLVHLLREHPEGLVLVFSRTKHGSNKLADQLEKQSIKAEVIHGNKSQNARQGALARFKSGEARVLVATDIAARGIDVKGITLVVNFDIPNESETYVHRIGRTARAGAEGLAVAFCDPEERSWLRDIQRLIRKEIPILEGHPFATTVPLHIIPPAPPVGRGSQGGRGQRPSGGRGRTTEGGRQHQGGSRHGRKGQVGRAFSHRGGGSGGDYRPSREASSPAPAAEKSGGFMGRSLRQVSRFMGGR
- a CDS encoding transglutaminase family protein, coding for MPKFRIHHLTEYTFSREVVPGPHRLRIRPRAGHDIRIESSSLMIFPAHTVKWRHDLYGNSEAVATFHTPTSRLRFESTITLQHYESAPLDFTVEPRAALYPFAIDADEHLALTPYLTTCYPNDNAHNRDWLAQFWHPGQTVETYTLLDRINKCIARTLVYQRREEPGVQRPSETLSRGSGSCRDFATLFMESARHFGIPARFVSGYVHCPENTRGHGSTHAWCEVYLPGAGWKSFDSTSGLTVGDTHIATAVSRHPEDIPPISGTVRGPAGTNSHMLVQVEVSAV
- a CDS encoding YebC/PmpR family DNA-binding transcriptional regulator produces the protein MGRQWLHAKRAVAGLKKSQTTGKLVREISIAARQGGPDPAMNASLFAAVEKARKESVNKDAIQRAIQKGAGIGDEKLVIEQVTYEGYAPHKVPVIVEVLTDNNNRTAPELRVLFKKGQLGTAGSNKFLFDHVGLVEAHHPQADTDVEAAAIEAGANDFEALTHAQNDDIPEGAAGARFICDRTSLHAVSQWLSQNGWTVVTSEMGHLPKNFPELSDDQRAEVGEFLQALDDHDDVHRVWAAVK
- a CDS encoding MEKHLA domain-containing protein translates to MDPWTLCPEFLSSQTRLLLASYHRWTGRDLIRGVVDPVEQARLLWEAPFVVVSGGDEAEQVLNYGNAAALALWETDWATLTRMPSRQTAEPVHQKEREVFLQRVREFGYVDDYSGVRISAKGRRFRIEQAVVWNVVGDDGVYLGQAATFSRWTPI
- a CDS encoding serine/threonine-protein kinase, with amino-acid sequence MAVHHSVYKPFRPYSDLHGKYTPVYLIAVGGMSEIWACLNHKTGDLVAVKRLLPHSMLELTAKKSGVWEEHALRQLKHPNVLHFIEQGIDDGRLCFVTELIAGMNFEHYLNRRTLTIERFFELAIQMLVGTKAIHEAGLVHGDLKPENMMITQGESGALILKILDFGTATLLNPGEGESIQPPSPEDLLITPEYVAPELLTGSAPSPSSDLYALGMSFYQCLAGKPCFESSDPQQILRMQIEEKPRDLRENREELPAYLCNWIMKFIEKDPARRPRSAAVAHLELTTMQRQHPMVKKMTRRTGTRRIAIPA
- the recQ gene encoding DNA helicase RecQ, producing MPDLHATLKQTFGYDRFRPLQQEIIEASLAGHDVFALLPTGGGKSLCFQLPALLKPGLTLVVSPLIALMKDQVDALQAAGVPATFLNSSLDSADSKARLRGLHNGEYKLLYAAPERLTLDSWEDKLQSWNISLIAIDEAHCISEWGHDFRPEYRRIAGLRRLLPEVPVMALTATATPRVRQDIVQHLKLRQPREFTASFNRPNLTYRVIPKDKPIQQVHDFVKKRAGESGIIYCASRKAAESVAESLASRGFAALPYHAGLDGAERERNQDAFLRDETKIICATIAFGMGINKPNVRYIIHHDLPKNIEGYYQETGRAGRDGLPSDCLLLFSAGDMAKQTHFIDQMDDPEAQQIARTQLGQIMHYAESATCRRVDLLGYFGEIWQEVPCLACDNCLAPRETYDGTLPAQKLLSCIFRIRRAGGFHVGMNHLVEVLTGADTEKIRKWEHDKLSTYGIGKDLSRSEWLAIGRELLRLGLITQTPGQFATIELTHEGVAALKDRRTIPLTKPMAKAKATASRRIRTGEIPCDEALFEKLRSVRKKLADERAVPAYIVFGDTTLREMAHHYPRSEAEMGRISGVGTKKLSEFGDVFIAAIQEHLELHPRIQWGE